AGCACCATGCGTTTGTAGGTCTCGAGGTTGCCGCCGTCGCGGTGCTGGATATCCTTGATGGTGGCGGCCAGCGCCTCGTCTTCCGGCCCTTCCCACGGCCAGTGCGGCGCGGTGTAGTGCAGGCTCATGAAGAACGGCCGCCTGTCTGCGCGGAACTGCGAGATCTCGCGCACCGCGCGCCGTGAAAACAGGTCCGTCAGGTAGCCCTGGTCGCCCGATGGCGCCTTGCCCTCGTGCAGGTTGTTCGCGCCGCCTGGATGGTGGGCCTGCGAGTGACGGAAATAGTCGGCCGCGCCTGGATGGATGCCGTAGAAGTTCTCGTACCCGCTCTGCAGCGGACCGAATGCCGACGAGATGCCCAGGTGCCATTTGCCGACCAGGGTCGTGCGGTATCCCTGGCGGCGCAGCAGCGACGGCAGCGTCGGGTGCGATGGCGCCAGTCCCAGCACGTCGCTTGGCGCGGCCAGCGGTTCTTCCAGGCCCACGCGCAGCCGGTATTGGTAACGCCCGGTGATCAACCCGGTGCGCGTGGCCGAGCACACCGCGGAGTTGGAGTACGACTGCCGCAGGAACAGGCCCTCGCGCGCGATGCGGTCGATGTGGGGGGTGAGGAATGCGCGCTGCCCCGTGAAGCTCAGGTCGGCAAAACCCAGGTCATCGGCCATGATCCACACGATGTTCGGTCGCGCGGGGTCGGCCGCGGCGGCATGCGCCCTTGAAGCGCCGGGCGCGCCAGCGAATCCGGCCGCAAGGCCCGCGGCCGTGCCGCCGAGCAGGATCTGCCTGCGCGACCAGTATCGATAGGGTTCGTCACGACTCATCTTTCAGTCCCCTCTGCACGTCATCCAGCCTGCTGCAATGTGCCGAGTGCCATCCGGATCAGCTCTGCATGCACGTTCTGGCTCAGTTGATCCTGCGGGATTCCCGGTGAAGGGAACAGTCCCATCCTTGCCAGTGGCTGCAGCTGGATATTCGAGGCTTCCGCCAGCAGGCGCAGTCTAACCAGCAACTGGTCGCCGGTCAGATGCGGCGTGAGCGGTGCGATCAGCCGCGCCGTCTCGTTCACGCTTTCGTTGATGCGCGCGACGCCGCGACGGCGCTGCGCGGCGCCCAGCAGCGGCAAGACCTCGCGGATCACCTTGCGCGCGGATCCCTCGTGATGGACGGACCTGGTCGACCACAACGGATCCAGGTAGGCGCGCACCAGCGCCTCCAGCCGGGTTTCCCTGCCCCGCGCCTTCCCGGCGGCCGCCAGCTGGACATCGCGCAGGTCGCAGATGGCATCGACATTGCGCTCGAGCAGCTGCTGCAGCAGCGCGTCGAGCCCGCCGAAATGATAGGAGATCAGCGCGGAGTTGACGCCCGACTGCGTGGCGATGCGCCGGATCGAGATCGAGTGAGACCCCTGCTCCAGCAGTATCTGCTCGGTAGCCGATAAGAGCCGATCTGCGGTCTCCCGCTGGCGGGTGTCCCGTTGTTGCACTGCAGACACGAATCATTTCCCCTTGCATCTGACTGCGAACCGCATTTTAATCGAGTGATTAACAAACGTCACCAACATGTGCGGTCAACCGTCAGGGGTGGGGGGTAGCTGTGCTGAACACGGATCACCAGGCACGGGGCGCATTCCGGCGTCGCAGTTTTTCCGAAAGTCCGCAGGCCTGCGCTGCGGATCAGGCCGGCGGAACGCTCGACAGTGCCGACGTCGGCCAGATGAAGATCGGGCACTTCACCGCGCACAGGTCGTGCGTCGTCCGCCACCCCTTTGCCATGTCGGGAGACACCCCCGGCTACCTGATGATCGCCGTGCAGAAACGCGGCCAGTGCGATTTCGAGCAGCAGGGTCGGACGATGCGGCTGCCCGCCGGTTCATGGGGCTTGTGTGACGCGCCCAGGCCCTGGGTCTCGCGGCATACGGCCGGCGGCGAGCAGGTGCATTTCCTGATTCCGCGCGAGCAGGTCCGGCTGGGCATCGACCCGCGGTTCGCCATCGGCCGGACATTCACCGGCGCGTCGCGGGTGGCCGCACTGATGTGCCAGACGATCGACTCGCTGTTCGACGAGTTGCCCAACCTCGGCGCGCGCCAGGCCGAGGAACTCGGGGACATCGTGCTGCGGCTGTTCCACATCGCGGTGAACGAGAAGATCGCGCAACCCGCGGGCGCCACGCCCCACGAGGACATGCGCGACCGCATCCGCAATTACGCCGAAAGCCGGCTGCGCGATCCGCGACTGTCGCTGGACCAGATTGCGGCGGGCCTGAACTGCACGAAGCGGTATCTGCACATGGTTTTCGCATCCGAGTCGCAGACGCTGAACCAGTACATCTGGACGCGTCGGCTCGAACGCAGTCGCCAGGAGCTGGAAAACCCCGCGTTGCGCGACCGGACCATCACCGAGATCGCGCTGACCTGGGGTTTCAGCAACGTGTCCCATTTCAGCCGCGCGTTTCGCGACCGCTACGAATGCTCGCCGCGCGATGTGCGCGAGGGCAGATCCTCGGGCTGAGTGCCGGGCCCGATACCCCGGGTTCTCCGGCATGCAAGCGCTACTTCGCTCTCGGAAAAGCGGCGGCGCCCTCGATCCAGTGAAATCCTCGAAGCCATGCGTGGAATATCCGGAAAGTTCACCCTGCTTGCGCTGCTGGCACTGACGGCGCAGGGCGCGACCCTTGCGGCGCAGGATGCGCCAGGCGTGCTGGAGGGCCGGTTGTCAGATCCGGACGGAAGGCGAGTGGAGCGGCTGGAAGCCGACATCGTGCTGACCGGACCCCAGGGCCGCGCCGTGGGCCGCGCCCGGGCCGACGGCAGCTATCGCATCGAGGCCATCGCGCCGGGCACCTACACTCTTGCTCTGGAGCTTCCCACGCGCATCTTCGAACGCTACGAGCGTGCCGGCGTGGTCGTGCGGCCCGGCCGCAATGAAGCGCTGGACCTGACCCTCACCTGGGGCATGAACCTGGGAACGGTGGGCGACGACCCGCTGATGCAGGGCGTGGACCTGCGCGCGAAGACCCGCAACGTCGACGGGCCGGTGCCCCGGACACCGGATGGCAAGCCGGACCTTTCCGGCGTCTGGGTCAACTTCGGCGATTCCTACGCCGGCGCGATACCCATGCAGCCGTGGGCGCAGCAGATGCACGACGAGTGGCGCAAGATCCGCCAGGACAACCCCGGCGCCTACTGCCTGCCGCAGTCCGGCCTGATGACGATGACGAACTATCCGTACAAGTTCGTCCAGACGCCGGGCCTTATCGTGCAGCTGGTGGAGGATATGGTCATCAGCCACCGCCAGATCCATCTGGATGGCCGCGGCCATCCCGATCCGGACCAGTGGAATCCGTCCTGGTATGGCCACTCGATCGGCCGCTGGGAAGGCGACACGCTGGTCGTCGAGACCGTCGGCTTCAACGACAGCACGCCGGGATTCGGCATCCACTCCCGAGTCGCTGAAGGTCACGGAACGATTCACGCGCACCAGCCGCGGACGCCTGCGCATCACGGTGACCGCCGAGGATCCCGAGGCCTGGACCGCGCCTGGGTCAGGGAGCGCGAGGCGGGCCTCGCCGAAGGCACGGAGATCGTCGAATTCGTCTGTGCGGAGGGCGCTCCGGCGCAGTCCGCGAAACGCGCTCCCTGGCGGGCGCGCCCATGAAATTCCTTTCTGAGGAGAAGCCCACCATGAAATCGCAGTCCAGGTTCCTTCCGGCGGTGTTGCTGGCGTTCGCAGCCCTGCCCGCGGTCGCCCACCATTCGTTTGCCGCGCAGTTCGATTCCAACAAGC
This portion of the Rhodanobacteraceae bacterium genome encodes:
- a CDS encoding helix-turn-helix domain-containing protein, with amino-acid sequence MLNTDHQARGAFRRRSFSESPQACAADQAGGTLDSADVGQMKIGHFTAHRSCVVRHPFAMSGDTPGYLMIAVQKRGQCDFEQQGRTMRLPAGSWGLCDAPRPWVSRHTAGGEQVHFLIPREQVRLGIDPRFAIGRTFTGASRVAALMCQTIDSLFDELPNLGARQAEELGDIVLRLFHIAVNEKIAQPAGATPHEDMRDRIRNYAESRLRDPRLSLDQIAAGLNCTKRYLHMVFASESQTLNQYIWTRRLERSRQELENPALRDRTITEIALTWGFSNVSHFSRAFRDRYECSPRDVREGRSSG
- a CDS encoding sulfatase-like hydrolase/transferase produces the protein MSRDEPYRYWSRRQILLGGTAAGLAAGFAGAPGASRAHAAAADPARPNIVWIMADDLGFADLSFTGQRAFLTPHIDRIAREGLFLRQSYSNSAVCSATRTGLITGRYQYRLRVGLEEPLAAPSDVLGLAPSHPTLPSLLRRQGYRTTLVGKWHLGISSAFGPLQSGYENFYGIHPGAADYFRHSQAHHPGGANNLHEGKAPSGDQGYLTDLFSRRAVREISQFRADRRPFFMSLHYTAPHWPWEGPEDEALAATIKDIQHRDGGNLETYKRMVLSMDRGVGEVLAALDAAGVADNTIVIFTSDNGGERFSDTWPFVGQKSELLEGGIRVPFFLRWPARVAAGSRSEQVNISMDWVPTLLAAAGAAPDPAYPSDGMNLIDVVTGRGAPASRTLYWRYKAAAQAALRDGDWKYLKIGKNEQLFNLAADERERANLALREPARFAAMKQQWNAWNATMLPYPAESYSHPNTAVDRY
- a CDS encoding TetR/AcrR family transcriptional regulator; its protein translation is MSAVQQRDTRQRETADRLLSATEQILLEQGSHSISIRRIATQSGVNSALISYHFGGLDALLQQLLERNVDAICDLRDVQLAAAGKARGRETRLEALVRAYLDPLWSTRSVHHEGSARKVIREVLPLLGAAQRRRGVARINESVNETARLIAPLTPHLTGDQLLVRLRLLAEASNIQLQPLARMGLFPSPGIPQDQLSQNVHAELIRMALGTLQQAG
- a CDS encoding carboxypeptidase regulatory-like domain-containing protein; amino-acid sequence: MRGISGKFTLLALLALTAQGATLAAQDAPGVLEGRLSDPDGRRVERLEADIVLTGPQGRAVGRARADGSYRIEAIAPGTYTLALELPTRIFERYERAGVVVRPGRNEALDLTLTWGMNLGTVGDDPLMQGVDLRAKTRNVDGPVPRTPDGKPDLSGVWVNFGDSYAGAIPMQPWAQQMHDEWRKIRQDNPGAYCLPQSGLMTMTNYPYKFVQTPGLIVQLVEDMVISHRQIHLDGRGHPDPDQWNPSWYGHSIGRWEGDTLVVETVGFNDSTPGFGIHSRVAEGHGTIHAHQPRTPAHHGDRRGSRGLDRAWVREREAGLAEGTEIVEFVCAEGAPAQSAKRAPWRARP